A genomic region of Papaver somniferum cultivar HN1 chromosome 7, ASM357369v1, whole genome shotgun sequence contains the following coding sequences:
- the LOC113297299 gene encoding coiled-coil domain-containing protein 97, translating to MAEVEMRSELSKSVMEDITQRLSSLDNLYFPRSVQDTSSITNPSERKSILFNLLSRDTAVFLERYGTELRSEELDEFDVLKEDYEISWHLNNLRKVLSPTTEDNKCRSITVKNRRRAYLDKLINDGNYFSEDSMREREPYLHHEYLGKYQDPFGRSMARPGEKWSDTLMRRYEETILVTKIRGEQQRLGVDEKEWVGGDVKQQEEEEKEEEEEEEEEEEEEEDEDEDEDEDDKEPAKENDNPRASEVVVDMEPANSDQGSGMDIGEREALSVAEMEDQMEQFTHIMQQKFLTGEDSQHLDYSKIDNDEALDEHWFREANHDAEEKYFDEDEESNF from the exons ATGGCAGAAGTGGAGATGAGAAGCGAACTGAGCAAGTCTGTAATGGAAGATATTACACAGAGATTATCATCACTTGATAATCTGTACTTCCCGAGATCAGTTCAAGACACCTCCTCCATCACTAATCCTTCCGAAAGAAAATCCATTCTATTTAATCTTCTTTCACGCGACACTGCTGTCTTCCTAG AAAGATATGGAACAGAATTAAGAAGCGAAGAACTGGATGAGTTTGATGTATTGAAAGAAGATTATGAAATAAGTTGGCACTTAAACAATTTAAGGAAGGTACTCAGTCCAACAACGGAGGATAACAAATGTAGGTCAATTACAGTAAAGAATAGAAGAAGAGCTTATTTGGATAAATTAATTAATGATGGAAATTACTTTTCTGAAGATTCAATGAGAGAAAGAGAACCTTATTTACACCATGAGTATTTAGGAAAATACCAGGATCCTTTTGGTAGAAGTATGGCTAGACCTGGTGAAAAATGGTCTGATACATTGATGAGACGTTACGAAGAAACGATCTTGGTTACTAAGATTAGAGGAGAACAGCAAAGATTAGGGGTTGATGAGAAGGAGTGGGTTGGGGGGGATGTTAAACAACAggaggaggaagaaaaagaagaagaagaggaggaggaggaggaggaggaggaggaagaggatgaagatgaagatgaagatgaagatgacaaaGAACCTGCAAAGGAAAACGATAATCCACGTGCTTCTGAG GTGGTCGTTGATATGGAACCTGCCAACAGTGACCAGGGCAGCGGCATGGATATCGGGGAGAGAGAAGCTTTATCTGTTGCAGAGATGGAAGATCAAATGGAACAATTCACCCACATTATGCAACAGAAGTTTCTGACTGGTGAAGATTCTCAGCATTTGGACTACTCTAAAATAGACAATGATGAAGCACTAGACGAACACTGGTTCAGGGAGGCCAACCATGATGCCGAGGAAAAGTACTTTGACGAAGATGAAGAATCTAATTTCTGA